The nucleotide sequence ACGTCACCTCGATGCCGACCTCGTAGCCGTCGCCGGTGTCGTCGCCACCGGAGCCGCCACGCGCTCCGGCGACCGCCGGCGCGGACAGCACCAGGGACACGCTGGCAACGGCGGCGGACAGGACCCTGACGACACGCCTCATGACTCACATCCGGTGGCATACATGGTCACAACTGTGGAAACCGGACCCTACCATCGGCGGCGAACGGCGTCAGGAGGCCGTCTCACTCGCAGGACTCGGGGTCGGTCTGCTCGGTGTCGGACGCCAGCCACACGCCGTCGACCAGCGTCATCGTCAGCACCAGGCGCTCGACCTCGGGCTGTGGCTCGGCCGCGCCGTCGGTGTACTGGACCCAGTCGCGCATGATGGTGCAGATGTCGACCTCGGCCGTGGTGTCGTCGACGGTGACGTCGCGCAGCTCGATCTGCGTGGGCTCACCGACGATGACCCGCCGCTTCGAGACGGACTCGACGAGGTAGTTGAGCAGCCGGCCCAGCTGCGGGTCGACGGCGGTGCGCATGATGCCGGACTGTTCGTCGCCGGCGCCGAACAAGACGGCGTCCCAGCTCGCCATGAACCGGCCGGCGGCCTGCAGCACCGCGCGTTCGTCGTCGGTGGCGCCGTCGGGCGGCTCGATCGGCAGTTCGCTCGGGAGCTCGACGACGCGTTCCTCGCCTTCGAGCTGGTACGGCGGGGTGAACGTGGCGCCCGGCTCGGGTGCGGGGGCGGACGGGCTGTCGTCGGGCTCGTCTGACGGCTCGGACGGGAGCGACGCGGATGCGGTGGCCGGGCCGGTGGCCGTTCCGTCGCCGAGGCCGGCGGGCTCCTCACCGGCCGACGAACACGACGCGGGCAGCAGGAACACGAGCACGGTGGCGCCCAGCGCCAGCACGCGTCGGCTCATGTGTCCTCCGTCGGGGTACGGGTGGGCACATCGTACGTTCCACCCCCGACAGGGCCTCAGATTCCGGTGGGCGGCGTGTACGTGCCCCACACCTCGCGCAGCGCGTCGCAGACCTCGCCGACGGTGGCCCGGGCGGCCAGCGCGTCGCGCATCGGCACCAGCGCGTTGTCCGTCCCCGCCGCGGCCGCCGCCAGCGCGTCGAGCGCCCGGCCGACGGTGTCGCCGTCGCGCGAGGACCGCAGCGCGGCCAGCCTGGCGGCCTGGGCCTCCTCGATCGTGGGGTCGACCCGCAGCGGCTCGTACGGCTCGTCGTCGTTGGTGACGAACCGGTTGACGCCGACGACGGTGCGCTCGTGGGCGTCGATCTGCTTGGCGACGTCGTAGGCGGAGTTCTCGATCTGGTCCTTCTGGAAGCCGCGCTCGATCGCCGCGACGGCGCCGCCCATGTCCTCGACCTGCGTCATCAGCCCGACGGCGGCCGCCTCCAGCTCGTCGGTGAGCGACTCGACGGCGTACGAGCCGGCAAACGGGTCGACGGTGCGGGTGACGTCGGTCTCGTAGGCGAGCACCTGCTGGGTGCGCAGCGCCAGCCGGGCCGCCTTCTCCGTCGGCAGCGCGATGGCCTCGTCGTAGGAGTTCGTGTGCAGCGACTGGGTGCCGCCGAGCACCGCGGCCAGCGCCTGCACCGCGACCCGGACCATGTTCACCTCGGGCTGCTGCGCCGTGAGCTGCACCCCGGCCGTCTGCGTGTGGAACCGGAGCATCTGCGACTTCGGGTTCGTCGCGCCGAACTCGTCGCGCATGACGCGGGCCCAGATGCGCCGTGCGGCGCGGAACTTGGCGATCTCCTCGAGGATCGTCGTGCGCGACACGAAGAAGAACGACAGCCGCGGCGCGAACTCGTCGACGCCCAGGCCGGCCGAGAGCGCCGCGCGGACGTACTCGCGCGCGTTGGCCAGCGTGAACGCGACCTCCTGCACGGGCGTCGCGCCGGCCTCGGCCATGTGGTAGCCGGAGATCGAGATGGTGTTCCAGCGCGGCAGCTCACGCTGGCAGTAGCCGAAGATGTCGCTGGTCAACCGCAACGACGCGGCCGGCGGGTAGATGTAGGTGCCGCGGGCGATGTACTCCTTGAGCACGTCGTTCTGGATCGTGCCGGTCAATCGGTCGCCCTGCACTCCTTGTTCCACACCCACCAGCTGGTACAGCAGCAACAGCAGCGACGCCGGCGCGTTGATCGTCATCGACGTCGACACCTCGCCCAGCGGGATGCCGTCGAACAGCACCCGCATGTCCTCGAGCGAGTCGATCGCGACGCCGACCTTGCCGACCTCGCCGGCCGCCACCTGGGCGTCGGAGTCGTAGCCCATCTGCGTCGGCAGGTCGAACGCGACGGACAGCCCGCCGGTGCCGGCCTCGACCAGCTGGTGGTAGCGGCGGTTGGACTCCGCGGCCGTGCCGAACCCGGCGTACTGGCGCATCGTCCAGGGCCGGCCGGTGTACATCGTCGGGTAGACGCCGCGGGTGAACGGGTAGCCGCCGGGCTCGCCCAGCCGCTGCGCCGCCGGCCAGCCGTCCAGCGCATCCGGACCGTAGACGGGCTCGATGGGGAGCCCGGACTCCGTGGTGCTCATGATGCTGCCCACCGTAGAGCTCCACGACGGTGCGTGGGTGGTGACTTTCTGCACACCAGCTCAGCCGAGCGGATGCACCGTCGTCTCGTGGTCGGCCTCGACGACGAGGAACCGCTCGCCCCGGCCGACCCGCCGGCCCAGCGGCAGCCGCTGCCGGCCGCGGTCGAGCGGGCCGGTGTAGACGTCGGTCTCGTGCACCCGGTAGAGCGGGTCGAGCCGGTGCAGCGTGACGTCGATGTGGGCGGGCCGGCGCAGCAGCAGCACGATGCTGTTGTCGCCGGACTCGTAGGCGGCCGCGCCGACGATGCGGGTGTCGCGGTTGGGCGCCGTGACGACCTCGCGGATCTGCGCCACGATGATCGACGGGATCGGCGCCAGGCCGTCGACGACCCGCAGCGTCGGGTTCTGCGCCTTCAGCGACGAGATCATCCGGTCCCGCTTCGGGCCGGTGACCGCCCGGCCGAGGGCCAGGATGTCGATGGTGGCGCCGTCGACGCCGTAGCGGACGCGGTCGGCGTCGGTCTCCTCGCGGACGACCATGCCCGCCTCGCGCAGTGCCCGGCCCAGTTCGTCGAGGACCCGTACTCGTTTCCCGACCAGCAACACGCGTGCCGGAGTCCCGATCTCGGTCGTCACTCGCTACCCCCAGGTCGCCCTGTCACGGCCCAGACGCCCGTGCCCGGCGCGAAGCCGGCAGGCGCACTCGTAGTATCGATCTTGCGGGTCGGCATCACTCAGCGTCACTGTGCGTCTCTCATAGTGAGAACCTTGCGTCTCGAACCGTCGTTGCCACGGCTGAGCCGACGCCATAGCGTCAACCGCCGTTCATGCGGCCATCCCCGTCGCGCCACCGGGCGCCAGCATCGTTGCGGACATGAGGGTAGCGATCGTCGCAGAGTCGTTCCTCCCCCAGATCAACGGCGTCACGAACTCGGTCTGCCGCGTCGTGGAGCATCTCACGCGACGCGGTCACACGGCCCTCGTGATCGCCCCCGGCGAGGGCGTGTCGGAGTACGACGGCCACCAGGTGGTGCGGGTGCCGTCGTTCGCGCTGCCGGGCAACGACGACAGCATCGTCGGCATCTCCACCCGGCGGCGCATCAGCAAGATCCTGCGCGACTTCGACCCCGACGTCGTGCACCTGGCGGCCCCGGTCTGGCTGGGCCGGGCCGGCATGAACGCCGCCACCCGGCTGGGGCTGCCGACGGTGGCGATCTACCAGACCGACGTGGCCGGGTTCGCCCGCGGCTACCGGCTGTGGCGCACCCTCGGCGACGAGGCCATCTGGTCCTGGATGCGCCGCATCCACGACCAGGCCGACCTCACGCTGGCGCCGTCGACGGCGAGCCTGCGGCAGCTGGCCGACCACGGCTTCCCGCGCCTGGGCCGCTGGGGCCGCGGCGTCGACCTCGTCCGCTTCCACCCGGCCCACCGCGACGAGCAGCTGCGCCGCGAGCTGGCCCCGAACGGCGAGGTCATCGTCGGCTACATCGGCCGACTCGCCCCGGAGAAACATGTCGCCTCGCTGACCGCGCTGGCCGGGCTGCCCGGCGTCAAGCTGGCCATCGTCGGCGGCGGGCCGAGCGAGCAGTCGCTGCGGGCCGCGCTGCCCGACGCCGCGTTCCTCGGCTTCCGCACCGGCGAGCCGCTGTCCAAGGCGTACGCGAGCCTCGACGTGTTCGTGCACACCGGCCCGGCCGAGACGTTCTGCCAGGCGGTCCAGGAGGCGCTGGCCTCCGGCGTCCCCGTCGTCGCGCCCAACGCGGGCGGCCCCGTCGACCTCGTCGACCACGGCTGGTCCGGCTACCTCGTCGACACCGGTGACGGCGAGCAGCTGCGGGCCGCGGTGGGGCGCATCGCCGCCGACCCGGTCCGCCGGGTCCGGATGGCCGCCGCCGCCCGCGAGTCGGTGTACGGGCGGTCGTGGGCGGCGATCTGCGACCAGCTGCTCGACCACTACGCGACGGCGATCGCGCGGAAGCGCCAGGCGGCTCCCGCGGCATAAGATGTCCTGCGGGTTAGGGTACCCTCAGTGAGAATTGTCACGGTCGAAACAGGGCTCTGAACAGGCCAGACGTGAGATTGGCCACGGACCCGACCATGGCGGCGGGGCTAACATGACCGGCGGCCGGGCGCGTACGCCCGGCATCCCCCGTCGCAATCGGAAGGCAGCACGTTCGTGCCCAAGGCGCCTGCTGGCACGCTCTATCGCGGCCGCGAAGGCATGTGGTCGTGGGTGGCCCACCGGGTCACCGGCATCGGCATCTTCTTCTTCCTCTTCGCGCACATCCTCGACACCGCGCTCGTCCGGGTGTCGCCGGAGGCGTACAACGAGGTGATCGCCACCTACAAGAACCCGATCGTCGGGCTCATGGAGGTGGGGCTGGTGGCCGCCATCGTGTTCCACGCGTTCAACGGCCTGCGCATCGTTCTCGTCGACTTCTGGTCGAAGGGGCCGCGGTTCCAGAAGCAGCTGTTCGCCAGCGTCCTGGTCCTCTGGGTGGTCCTGATGGTGCCGTTCACGATCCGCCACCTCTCCCACGTGTTCGGGGGCTGACCCGATGACGACGACGATTCCCGCCCCGCGAACGCCGCGGCGGCTGCGCGGCCGCACCAACACCGAGCTGTACGCGTGGATGTTCATGCGCGCGTCCGGTGTGCTGCTGGTCATCCTGATCTTCACGCACCTGTTCGTGAACCTGGTGACCGGCGACGGCATCAACGCGCTCGACTTCGGCTTCGTGGCCGGCAAGTGGGCCAACCCGGTCTGGCAGGTGTGGGACCTGATGATGCTGTGGCTGGCGATGCTGCACGGCACCAACGGGATGCGCACGGTCATCAACGACTACGCCGAGCGCGACCAGCTGCGGCTGTGGCTGAAGGTCGGCCTGTACACGGCCACCACCATCACCATCGTGCTCGGGACGCTGGTGATCTTCACGTTCGACCCGTGCCCGCCGGACGCGGCCGCCGACCTGCTGCCGTCGTTCTGCCCGGTGCCGTAGCACTGTGTTCGTTCCGAAAGGCTGATCAACCCATGCAGACCCATCAGTACGACGTGGTGATCGTCGGCGCCGGCGGCGCCGGGATGCGCGCGGCGCTCGAATCCGGCCAGCGGGTCCGCACCGCCGTGCTGACCAAGCTCTACCCGACCCGGTCGCACACCGGCGCGGCCCAGGGCGGCATGTGCGCCGCGCTGGCCAACGTCGAGGAGGACAACTGGGAGTGGCACACCTTCGACACCGTCAAGGGCGGTGACTTCCTGGTCGACCAGGACGCCGCCGAGGTGATGGCGAAGGAGGCCATCGACGCGGTCCTCGACCTGGAGAAGATGGGGCTGCCGTTCAACCGCACGCCGGACGGGCTGATCGACCAGCGCCGCTTTGGCGGGCACACCCGCAAGCACGGCGAGGCCGCCGTCCGACGGTCCTGCTACGCCGCCGACCGCACCGGCCACATGATCCTGCAGACG is from Jiangella alkaliphila and encodes:
- a CDS encoding acyl-CoA mutase large subunit family protein — its product is MSTTESGLPIEPVYGPDALDGWPAAQRLGEPGGYPFTRGVYPTMYTGRPWTMRQYAGFGTAAESNRRYHQLVEAGTGGLSVAFDLPTQMGYDSDAQVAAGEVGKVGVAIDSLEDMRVLFDGIPLGEVSTSMTINAPASLLLLLYQLVGVEQGVQGDRLTGTIQNDVLKEYIARGTYIYPPAASLRLTSDIFGYCQRELPRWNTISISGYHMAEAGATPVQEVAFTLANAREYVRAALSAGLGVDEFAPRLSFFFVSRTTILEEIAKFRAARRIWARVMRDEFGATNPKSQMLRFHTQTAGVQLTAQQPEVNMVRVAVQALAAVLGGTQSLHTNSYDEAIALPTEKAARLALRTQQVLAYETDVTRTVDPFAGSYAVESLTDELEAAAVGLMTQVEDMGGAVAAIERGFQKDQIENSAYDVAKQIDAHERTVVGVNRFVTNDDEPYEPLRVDPTIEEAQAARLAALRSSRDGDTVGRALDALAAAAAGTDNALVPMRDALAARATVGEVCDALREVWGTYTPPTGI
- a CDS encoding glycosyltransferase family 4 protein, coding for MRVAIVAESFLPQINGVTNSVCRVVEHLTRRGHTALVIAPGEGVSEYDGHQVVRVPSFALPGNDDSIVGISTRRRISKILRDFDPDVVHLAAPVWLGRAGMNAATRLGLPTVAIYQTDVAGFARGYRLWRTLGDEAIWSWMRRIHDQADLTLAPSTASLRQLADHGFPRLGRWGRGVDLVRFHPAHRDEQLRRELAPNGEVIVGYIGRLAPEKHVASLTALAGLPGVKLAIVGGGPSEQSLRAALPDAAFLGFRTGEPLSKAYASLDVFVHTGPAETFCQAVQEALASGVPVVAPNAGGPVDLVDHGWSGYLVDTGDGEQLRAAVGRIAADPVRRVRMAAAARESVYGRSWAAICDQLLDHYATAIARKRQAAPAA
- the sdhC gene encoding succinate dehydrogenase, cytochrome b556 subunit — encoded protein: MPKAPAGTLYRGREGMWSWVAHRVTGIGIFFFLFAHILDTALVRVSPEAYNEVIATYKNPIVGLMEVGLVAAIVFHAFNGLRIVLVDFWSKGPRFQKQLFASVLVLWVVLMVPFTIRHLSHVFGG
- the sdhD gene encoding succinate dehydrogenase, hydrophobic membrane anchor protein; the encoded protein is MTTTIPAPRTPRRLRGRTNTELYAWMFMRASGVLLVILIFTHLFVNLVTGDGINALDFGFVAGKWANPVWQVWDLMMLWLAMLHGTNGMRTVINDYAERDQLRLWLKVGLYTATTITIVLGTLVIFTFDPCPPDAAADLLPSFCPVP